The following proteins are co-located in the Sporosarcina pasteurii genome:
- the ychF gene encoding redox-regulated ATPase YchF yields MSLTAGIVGLPNVGKSTLFNAITKAGAEAANYPFCTIDPNVGIVEVPDARLEKLTELVTPKKTVPTAFEFTDIAGIVEGASKGEGLGNKFLSHIREVDAICQVVRCFADENITHVSGNVNPIHDIEVINLELILADMESVDRRLERVSKMAKQKDKEAMVEEPVLLKLKEAFENEQPARSVELSEDEYALIKGMNLLTIKPMLYVANVDEDSITNTDDNEYVNAVREFAKTDNAEVIVVCAKIEEEMAELDDEDKAMFLEELGIQEAGLDLLIRATYSLLGYATYFTAGVQEVRAWTFKKGMKAPQCAGIIHTDFERGFIRAETVSYDDLVEAGSMTVAKEAGKVRQEGKEYVVQDGDVILFRFNV; encoded by the coding sequence ATGTCCTTAACAGCAGGGATTGTTGGACTTCCGAACGTTGGAAAGTCAACGTTATTTAATGCAATTACAAAGGCGGGCGCGGAGGCGGCGAACTATCCGTTTTGTACGATTGATCCAAACGTAGGTATTGTAGAGGTACCAGACGCAAGACTAGAGAAATTAACTGAACTTGTTACACCGAAAAAAACGGTACCAACTGCTTTTGAATTCACTGATATTGCAGGAATTGTTGAAGGTGCAAGTAAAGGGGAAGGACTTGGGAATAAATTTCTCTCGCATATTCGTGAAGTAGATGCAATTTGTCAAGTCGTTCGTTGTTTTGCCGATGAAAACATTACGCACGTTTCAGGAAACGTAAATCCAATTCATGACATTGAAGTGATTAACTTAGAATTGATTCTTGCAGATATGGAAAGTGTCGATCGTCGTTTAGAGCGTGTCTCTAAAATGGCGAAACAAAAAGATAAAGAGGCAATGGTTGAAGAACCTGTTTTACTAAAACTAAAAGAAGCATTTGAAAATGAACAACCTGCACGTTCTGTAGAGTTGTCTGAAGATGAATATGCACTGATTAAAGGCATGAACTTGCTAACGATTAAACCGATGTTATACGTAGCAAACGTAGATGAAGATAGTATTACAAATACTGATGATAATGAGTACGTGAATGCCGTTCGTGAGTTTGCGAAAACGGATAATGCCGAGGTAATCGTTGTTTGTGCGAAGATTGAAGAAGAAATGGCTGAGTTGGATGACGAGGATAAAGCAATGTTCCTTGAAGAACTTGGGATTCAAGAAGCTGGATTAGATTTACTTATTCGTGCTACTTACTCATTACTCGGCTATGCAACTTACTTTACGGCAGGTGTGCAAGAAGTTCGTGCATGGACATTTAAAAAAGGAATGAAGGCACCGCAATGTGCTGGAATTATTCATACGGATTTTGAGAGAGGATTTATTCGCGCTGAAACAGTTTCATATGATGATTTAGTGGAAGCGGGATCCATGACTGTTGCAAAAGAAGCAGGGAAAGTCCGTCAAGAAGGTAAAGAATACGTTGTTCAAGATGGGGACGTAATCTTATTCCGTTTTAACGTTTAA
- a CDS encoding DUF951 domain-containing protein, whose translation MAKEFGLNDIVEMKKPHPCGTNSWKIIRMGADIRIKCEGCAHSVMLPRNEFAKKMKKVTVKADTE comes from the coding sequence ATGGCAAAAGAGTTTGGTTTAAACGATATCGTTGAAATGAAGAAACCACATCCTTGCGGAACGAACTCTTGGAAAATTATCCGAATGGGGGCAGATATCCGAATAAAATGTGAAGGATGCGCGCATAGTGTGATGCTTCCTCGGAATGAATTTGCAAAAAAGATGAAAAAAGTGACGGTAAAAGCAGATACTGAATAG
- a CDS encoding mechanosensitive ion channel family protein: MDYSKAANKIEEIILNQDNWILLGTRILKIIFIILIAVIVIRVGKAIIRKMFTFQIKTKIRPSERREQTLLKLLENSLTYVVYFSAILSVLTEFNVNVSGILASAGVLGLAVGFGAQSLVKDIISGFFIIFEDQFSVGDYVQIGQALGTVKEIGLRTTKIAAYGGEVYIIPNGSITEVVNYSINNGLAIMDIRIAYETDIQKAEMLIREFIANLSDEYEELVSEPTLIGVQDLTASEIVFRVTAETVPVMQWAFSRKFRKDLKLFLDKNGIEIPYPKMVHISEQKGAN, from the coding sequence ATGGATTATTCAAAAGCAGCGAATAAGATTGAGGAGATTATATTAAATCAAGACAATTGGATATTGCTTGGGACGCGTATATTGAAAATCATCTTTATTATTTTAATAGCGGTCATCGTCATTAGAGTAGGAAAAGCAATTATTCGAAAGATGTTTACGTTTCAAATAAAGACTAAAATACGTCCATCTGAAAGACGAGAACAAACCTTATTGAAGCTACTTGAAAATTCGTTGACCTACGTTGTTTACTTCTCGGCCATTCTATCAGTTTTGACGGAGTTCAATGTTAACGTAAGTGGTATTCTTGCAAGCGCTGGGGTTCTTGGTTTAGCGGTAGGATTCGGGGCACAAAGTTTAGTGAAAGATATAATATCGGGTTTTTTTATTATTTTCGAAGATCAATTTTCGGTAGGCGACTATGTGCAAATCGGGCAAGCTTTAGGAACGGTAAAAGAAATCGGCCTTCGCACGACCAAAATAGCGGCTTACGGGGGAGAAGTCTATATTATCCCCAATGGTAGTATTACGGAAGTTGTCAACTACTCAATTAATAATGGATTAGCCATTATGGATATTAGGATTGCTTATGAAACGGATATCCAAAAGGCGGAAATGCTAATCCGAGAATTTATAGCGAATTTGTCCGATGAATATGAGGAATTGGTTTCTGAACCTACGCTAATAGGTGTGCAAGATTTGACGGCGTCGGAAATTGTATTCCGGGTAACTGCAGAAACCGTTCCTGTGATGCAATGGGCATTTAGTCGAAAATTTAGGAAGGACTTAAAACTGTTTTTAGATAAAAATGGTATTGAAATTCCTTATCCGAAAATGGTTCACATTAGTGAACAGAAAGGAGCTAATTAA
- the yyaC gene encoding spore protease YyaC: MRAIIHNTTTNFRIHYKETGVVWKLSNVFLQSIPFQYENIVFLCIGTDRSTGDALGPLTGSHLSELKTFPFPVIGTLETPLHALNLEQQIEELQNNNPEAFIVAIDACLGKGTSIGQFLFQHEPLKPGQAVGKTLPLVGDVSIKGVVNVAGFMEHSVLQSTRLHLPYEMSRILSRALQLAYSRYQSKKIYNGNNHTYYQDTGN; this comes from the coding sequence ATGCGAGCTATCATTCATAATACAACTACCAACTTTCGTATCCACTATAAAGAGACAGGTGTCGTTTGGAAATTAAGTAATGTATTCCTCCAATCTATCCCTTTCCAATATGAAAACATAGTCTTTCTTTGTATTGGAACAGATCGCTCTACTGGAGATGCACTCGGACCACTCACTGGTTCACATTTATCCGAACTAAAGACTTTCCCATTTCCCGTTATCGGAACACTAGAAACACCGTTACATGCGCTTAACTTAGAACAACAAATAGAAGAACTTCAAAATAACAATCCAGAAGCATTTATTGTTGCGATCGATGCATGTTTAGGGAAAGGTACTTCCATTGGACAATTCCTATTTCAGCATGAACCACTGAAACCTGGACAAGCAGTAGGTAAAACGCTTCCTCTTGTTGGCGATGTATCCATTAAAGGCGTTGTCAATGTAGCTGGCTTCATGGAACATAGCGTATTACAAAGTACCCGACTCCATTTACCTTATGAAATGAGTCGTATTCTCTCTCGTGCCCTACAGCTTGCGTATAGCCGTTACCAATCAAAGAAAATATACAATGGTAACAATCATACCTACTACCAAGATACCGGGAACTAA
- a CDS encoding DUF554 domain-containing protein: MVLFGTIVNALLIIVGAILGRFLHNIPERMKETIMYGIGLAVAVIGIQMTFESTQILIVIISIVVGAVLGEWMDLDEKVTKLGQWLEKKLPRKDEGTNISEGFVTATLIFVVGSMAIIGAIDSGLRNDHNVLVMKGIIDGFTSIILSSTLGIGVAFAALPVFIYQGILTVLSSQISQYIPQALLDFFISEMTATGGLMILAIGLNLIGLTKIRVANLVPGILVVGMIVTIVYFL, from the coding sequence ATGGTGTTATTCGGGACGATTGTAAATGCGCTCTTAATTATTGTAGGAGCAATCCTAGGCAGATTCTTGCATAATATACCTGAACGTATGAAAGAAACGATTATGTACGGTATTGGTTTGGCAGTTGCGGTTATAGGAATCCAAATGACTTTTGAAAGTACCCAAATTCTCATCGTCATCATTAGTATTGTTGTAGGTGCTGTGTTAGGTGAGTGGATGGATTTGGATGAAAAGGTCACTAAACTGGGTCAATGGTTAGAAAAAAAGTTGCCGAGAAAAGATGAAGGAACAAATATTTCTGAAGGATTTGTAACAGCAACACTGATTTTTGTAGTAGGTTCGATGGCGATTATTGGGGCAATTGATAGTGGGCTTAGAAATGATCATAATGTTCTTGTTATGAAAGGAATTATTGATGGGTTCACTTCCATAATATTGAGTTCGACTCTTGGAATTGGCGTAGCTTTTGCAGCGCTTCCCGTCTTTATTTATCAAGGGATCCTTACAGTTTTGTCAAGTCAAATTAGTCAGTATATCCCCCAAGCATTGCTCGATTTTTTCATTTCAGAGATGACTGCAACCGGGGGACTTATGATATTGGCTATCGGGTTAAATTTAATCGGTTTAACAAAGATTAGAGTTGCAAACTTAGTTCCCGGTATCTTGGTAGTAGGTATGATTGTTACCATTGTATATTTTCTTTGA